The sequence GCGGGCTCGCAGTTGAGCACCAGCTCGACGGTGCCGCTCACACACCGCACCGTGCGCAGCAGGATGTGCTCGGCGTCCCAATCCATCGGGGTGCGGCGGTGGGTGCGCGACCGGGTTTCGAGGTCATGCCACGGCCCCATCACCAGCGCGTCGCGCACGATCAACCAGCCGGTGTGGGTCTGCCAGGTGGTTTCCAGGATCAGGCTGCCCGGCAGGTACCGGCGGGCCGCCGGCACCGATACCCCGTAGGGGCCCAGCCGGAAGTGGCCGGCGCCGCGGTCCAGGATCGCGCCGAACACGCTGGGCGAGTCGGGGCGCGGAACGCACAACCATTCGACCGACCCCGCCGACGAGATCAGGCACGTGTTCTCGCAGTCGGACAGGAACGCATAGTCGGCGATCGGCGGAAAGGGGTTCCGCAGCGACGCCGTCGGCGCGTAGGGCATCGGCCCGGTCATGGTCAACGGGACGTTCGACTCGCCGGTGGGGGCGGATCTCGACCCGTTGTCGCCCTCAATCTTGGCCTTCGACGACTCTTCGGACGGCTCGATATGCGGCAGAACCATGCCGACATCATCGACTGCCGACCTGTCCGGAGTCCACCCGCAGGGTGTGTGTCGTCCGACGGGGATCAGCGGCGCGCGAACTGCGGCACGGACTCGGGAAGCGGGCCGATCGCCACGCCGTACGCCGCGACCCTGCGCAGCAGCGTCGTGCGCGCGGCGATTCGGATCAAAAGCGGCGGCCGGACCGGGCCGCTGGAGCCCACCGCGACCGCGATCACCCGCGCGTGAATCACCCGCTGCACCGCCTGGATCACGGCGGCGGGCAGCCACCGCCGGGCCTGCAGCCGGGCCAACTGCCTGACCGGAACCCGGCCCGTCCGCAGCGGAGCGGCCAGCATGCGCCCGGCGGCCACCGCATCGGCCACCGCCAGGTTGATCCCCACGCCGCCGACCGGCGACATCGCGTGCGCGGCGTCGCCGATCAGCAACAAACCGTCGGTGTACCAGCGTCGCAGCCGGTTGAGCTGGACGTTGAGCAGCTTGACGTCATCCATCGACGTCAACGCCGCGGTGTGTTCGGCCAACCACGGCACCAGGGCCACCACGTTGCGGCGCAGCGCCTCGACGCCCTCGGCGCGAAGCTCGCTGTCACGCCCCTTCGGGATGACGTAGGCGCACTGGTAGTAGTCACCGCGGTCGATCACGATCTGGGCATTCCCGGCGCCGAGCACCCCGGCCAGGCCGTGGGGGTCGTCGGCATCTCGAGGCAGCCGGAACCACCACACGTCCATCGGCGCGCCGAAGTTCTTGGGCGTCATCCCCATGGCCGCCCGCAGCGTCGAGGACCGACCGTCGCAGGCCACGGTCAGCGGTGCGTGCATCGCGCGCACCTTCCCGTCGGCCGTGCGGTAGCGCACCCCGACCACCGTGTGGTTGCGGGGACCGCCGCGGACGATCGGTCCGAGCACCTCGGTGCTGCGCAACAGTGTGAACGTGGGCTCTTTTTCGGCCGCAGACGCCAACAGCTCCAGGAAGTCCCACTGCGGCACCAGCGCGATGTGTTTGTGCGGCCCGGGAATTCGGCGCAGATCCATCGCCACCTCGGTGCCCTGCACGCTCAGCGACAGCCGTTCGATCTCACGGTGCGGGATTCGGGCGAACTCCTCGCCGAGACCGAGCTCGTCAAGCAACCGCAGGGTGCTGGCGTGCACGGTGTCGCCGCGGAAGTCACGCAGGAAGTCGGCGTGCTTTTCCATCACCGTGACGTCGATGCCGGCGCGGGCGAGGAGCAGGCCGAGCATCATCCCGGCGGGCCCGCCGCCGGCGACGATGCAGGTGGTGCTCTCGGGGCGCGGCTCGTCGTGCGGCACGGCGCAATCTTCGCATCACATACCCTGGCCAGGTGGACGGCTTCCTCAATTGGTGGGACGGCGTCGAGCTGTGGCTCACCGGGCTGCCGTTCGTTGCGCAGACCGCGGTGGTGATGCCGGTGGTGCTTGCGGGGGCCTTCGGGCTCGCGGTGGTGCTCGACGGCGTGCTGGGCAACAGCATCCGACTGGTGCGCCGGGTGCGCCATCTTGACCGGGACGACGATCGATGAGAGGTGGCACATGCCGCGGTCGAGGGTGACGTTGGTGCTCGTCTTCTTGGTGGTGTTGGTCCTCGTCGCGTGGCTGGTGACGCGTCAGGGCGGCTGAGCCCACACCGAGCACATCCGGTGAATTCTGTTATTCTTCGCGCCATGCGTACGGCTACCGGCAACAAGGGCGGCCATGTCTTGGCGCTCATTGCCGTGGGCTTCTCCGCTGTCGCTGACGTCTGTTGTTGTTGCTAACCCCACTCCCGTCCACGGTTTGGTGTCGGCAGCGGCCATCCAAAGCCTGATGCTGATCTGTTCTTGCCGTTGTGGCGGGCCGTCCCGTTAGCGTTTCTGCAAGGAAAGGTCATCAAATGCTCAACCGCCCCAGGTCGTGGCGAAACGCCGCCGTACTGACCACCGTCGCCGCCGTCCTCGCCGCCTGCGGCGGGGGTGCCAGCGATGTCGCCGGTGACGGAGGCACCTCTGACGCCGAGACGACACTCACCTTGGTTGCCTACGCCGTACCCGAACCCGGCTGGTCGAAGGTCGCCCCCGCGTTCGCCGCCACCGAGGAGGGCAAGGGGGTCGCCGTCACCGCGTCCTACGGCGCCTCCGGCGACCAGTCGCGTGCGGTCGAAGCCGGGAAACCCGCCGACATCGTCAACTTCTCGGTGGAGCCCGACATCACCCGTCTGGTCAAGGCCGGCAAGGTCGACGAGAACTGGAATACCGGTGCGACCAAGGGGATCCCGTTCGGCTCGGTCGTCACCTTCGCGGTGCGCGACGGCAACCCGAAGAACATCCGCGACTGGAACGATCTGCTGCAGCCCGGTCTCGAGGTCATCACGCCCAGCCCGCTGAGTTCGGGCTCGGCCAAATGGAACCTGCTGGCGCCGTACGCCTGGGCCAGCAACGGCGGGCAGGATCCGCAGGGCGGCCTCGAGTTCGTGACCAAGCTCGTGACCGAGCACGTCAAACTGCGGCCCAGTTCGGGTCGTGAGGCCACCGACGTCTTCCAGCAGGGCAGCGGTGATGTGCTGCTGGCCTACGAGAACGAGGCGATCAACTTCGGGCTGGAATACGTGAACCCGCCGCAGACCTTCAAAATCGAAAACCCGGTGGCGGTCGTGAACGCCAGTCGGCACGCGGAGAAGGCCCGCCAGTTCGTGAACTTCCAGTACACCCCCGAGGCGCAGACGCTGTGGGCGGAAGCCGGATTCCGTCCCGTCGACCCCGCGGTGCTCGCCGAGTTCGCCGACAAGTACCCCGCACCCGAGAAGCTGTGGACCATCGACGATCTCGGCGGCTGGGCAAAGGTCGACCCGGAGCTGTTCAACAAGGACAACGGCGCCATCACGAAGATCTACCAGCAGGCCAC comes from Mycolicibacterium pulveris and encodes:
- a CDS encoding Ms4533A family Cys-rich leader peptide — its product is MRTATGNKGGHVLALIAVGFSAVADVCCCC
- a CDS encoding sulfate ABC transporter substrate-binding protein; this encodes MLNRPRSWRNAAVLTTVAAVLAACGGGASDVAGDGGTSDAETTLTLVAYAVPEPGWSKVAPAFAATEEGKGVAVTASYGASGDQSRAVEAGKPADIVNFSVEPDITRLVKAGKVDENWNTGATKGIPFGSVVTFAVRDGNPKNIRDWNDLLQPGLEVITPSPLSSGSAKWNLLAPYAWASNGGQDPQGGLEFVTKLVTEHVKLRPSSGREATDVFQQGSGDVLLAYENEAINFGLEYVNPPQTFKIENPVAVVNASRHAEKARQFVNFQYTPEAQTLWAEAGFRPVDPAVLAEFADKYPAPEKLWTIDDLGGWAKVDPELFNKDNGAITKIYQQATG
- a CDS encoding FAD-dependent oxidoreductase; this encodes MPHDEPRPESTTCIVAGGGPAGMMLGLLLARAGIDVTVMEKHADFLRDFRGDTVHASTLRLLDELGLGEEFARIPHREIERLSLSVQGTEVAMDLRRIPGPHKHIALVPQWDFLELLASAAEKEPTFTLLRSTEVLGPIVRGGPRNHTVVGVRYRTADGKVRAMHAPLTVACDGRSSTLRAAMGMTPKNFGAPMDVWWFRLPRDADDPHGLAGVLGAGNAQIVIDRGDYYQCAYVIPKGRDSELRAEGVEALRRNVVALVPWLAEHTAALTSMDDVKLLNVQLNRLRRWYTDGLLLIGDAAHAMSPVGGVGINLAVADAVAAGRMLAAPLRTGRVPVRQLARLQARRWLPAAVIQAVQRVIHARVIAVAVGSSGPVRPPLLIRIAARTTLLRRVAAYGVAIGPLPESVPQFARR